The Streptomyces racemochromogenes DNA segment CACGGGCTGGTTGGCGGTGGTGCTGCCGTGCGTCCAGTCGATGGACTGCATCGACGGGCTGTGGCCGCTGTACGTCTTGCCCAGCCAGGCCTGGTTGCAGCTGAAGGGCATCTGGTAGTCGGGCCCCGCGGCGTACGAGGGGGAGGCGGCGAAGGCGACCAGGCCGGAGGCGGCGAGGGCGATGCCGGTGGCGGAGGTCAGCGCACGACGGGTGAAGGTGGACATGACGGGGCTCCTGGGTTCTGTCGGGGGGTGTCGGGGGTGTCGTGCGCCGGTCAGTTGAAGGTGGCGGTGATGGACACGCCGGTGTGGGTGCCGCCGACGCCGGTCAGGTCCACGGGTGCGGCGCCCGTCCAGGTCCCCGTGGTGTGGCGGATCGTGTGCAGGACGCGGCCGTCGGTGGTGACGAAGGCGGCCTGGAGTTCGTTGTCGACGGCGGCGGCCGCGACGTCCGTGACGGTGACGCCGGCCGGGACGACGGCGGAGAGGTCGTTCAGGACCCACTGGCCGCTCGCGAGGCGGGCGCCGTGGTAGCGCTTCGCGCCGCCCTCGGTCGTCACCACCAACTGGAGATCGCCGCCCGTGCCGGCCACCGCCACCTCGTCGATGCCGCTCACCCCGGTCTCTGCGGAGGCGTTGCCCCAGCTCGTCCACGTGCCGTCGGCATGCCGCACCGTGTGGAAGAGGCTGCCGCCGGAAACGGCCACCACCTGCGTGTCGGTGCCGGTCTGGGACAGCGCCACCTTCGTCACCGGCGCCCCGCCCGGGTTGCCGACCGCGCCAAACGGCGCCCACGTCCCGTTGGCCCGGCGGACCGTGTGGTAGACCTTCCCGTCCGCCACCACCACGACCTGCACCTCGGTCCCCGAGGAAACCGCCGCCACCTGCGTCACGTTGGGCAGGGCGCCCGCGACCGCGTGGACGTCCCCGAAGGTTCCCCAGGTGCGGTCGGCGTTGCGGATGGTGTGGTAGAGCCTGCCCTCGTTGCTCACGGCCAGGACGTGCGTGTCGCCGTTGATGCCCGCCTCGGCCGTGGTGCGCACCCCGCCCGGGACGCCGGTCGCCTGGCTGTCGACGTTCCCGAAGCGGGTCCATGTGCCGTTGTCGAAGCGGGTGGCGTGGTAGATCCCGTTGCCGGAGCCGATCAGCACCTGCGCCTTCCAGGACTGTGCGGGGGCCGGCGGGGTCGGGGCGTCCGGGTACGGGTCGGCGTGGTCGCTGCCGAGTCCGGCGAGGCGGCCGCAGGTCGGCCACGCACCCGGGCCCTGGCCGGCGAGGACCTTCTCGCCTATCAGGATCTGCTGCTTCTTGGTGGCCTGGTGGGCGTAGGCCGCGTACGCCGTGCCCCCGTAGGCCCGCCAGGTCGATGCCGAGAACTGCAGGCCGCCGTAGTAGCCGTTGCCGGTGTTGATGCTCCAGTTGCCGGAGCTCTCGCACTCGGCGACCTTGTCCCAGGTGGCCACGCTGGCGGCCGAGGCCGGGACCGCGCCCAGGGCCAGGAGGAGGGACGAGCTGACGGCAGCGGTGGCGGTGACCGAAGCGAGCGTGGCGAGTCGACGGCGAGCAGACATGACAATCCCCCATATTTCGGACGCGGATGGGCCAGGTGTGCGCAATCGCGCGAACCTGTGGTGACGTGGCGTTCCAGGTGTGCGCCCCTCGGCGCCGGCCCGGTTTCCCCCCGGCGCCTCACTGCCGCGCCGTTGAGAGGATCATGTCTTCCGGGCCCGGGGGTGTTCCAGGGGTTCGGGGTGGCACGGAGGTGCCTGGCCCCATGCGGCCAGGCCGGCCGCGGACGTACGGCGCGTCAGCGCAGGGTGGCGGCCTTGTCCCGGCGGTACGTGGCCACGAGCGCGAGGCACAGCCCGGCGATGGCGACCCGGCCGGAGGCCTGGAGCAGCGGGCCGCGCAGCAGGATGAAGGAGTACCCGGCGACCAGCGGGACCACCACGGAGATCAGGCTGCCCGGGGCGGAGCGGCGCGTGGCCCGCTGCGCGTAGCGGCGGTCGACGCGCGCGGCCGCGTACCCGATGCCCAGCATTCCGGCGCCCATGCCCAGCGGGCCGAAGTCCAGCCAGAGTTCGGCCCAGACCGGGGAGGAGAGGTTGGTGTTGACCGTTCCCATCCACTGGCCGACCATCACGCCCGTGTCGCGCGGCTTGCCCGGCCACACCGAGCGGGGCACCGCGAAGAAGACGGAGCCGGCGAGCTGGCGTCCGTAGAAGTGGCCGGGGCCGGAGCCGGAGAAGGTGATGGTGTTGGCGAACATGCCGATCTGGTCGTAGTCCTTGAGCGCCATCGGCTCCAGGAACGAGGTCGTTTCGACGGGCTTGTAGTTCTTCTCGTCGTAGCGGAAGCGGTCCGCGAAGGGGAAGACGAGGAGGGCGACGACGACGGCCATCGACAGCGCCACCCGGTACATGGCGGCGCTCACCGGGAAGACGGTGAACAGCAGCGCGAACAGGACGGTCAGGAACCAGTAGCGCGGGTTCGAGACGGGGTTGTTGACGATCAGGTTCAGCACCGCCAGCGCCGCCCAGGTGGCGATGACCGACACCTTGCGGCGGGCGAACCTCGAAGTGATCAGCCACCGGGTGTACAGGAGCAGCGCGAGCAGCGCGGGCACCGTGCCGAAGCCGCGCAGCAGGGCCTGCCCGGCCTGGCCGTCGCCGTTGGAGACGCCGGCCTCCTGGATGCCGGCGATGATCTCCTGGCGGCTGGAGAAGAAGACCGCCGGGCCGCCGAGTTTGACGACGAAGGCCGCGCTGCCGAGGAAGGCGAGGGCGGCCAGCAGCTGGAGCCTGCGCCGGTGGGCCATGACCGGCCGGGGTTCCTTCGGGGAGCCGCCCGCGCGGCCGGCGGGCCGGTGGCGGGCGAGCAGCACGCCGACGTCGAAGGCGGTGCAGCCCAGCAGCACCAGCCCGATGGCGAGGGTGAGGTCGGAGCGGGGGCCGACGACGGGGGTGGGGACCCGGCCGAGGACGGCCTGGGCGAGCGGGGCCACGCCCATCGCCATGTAGACGAAGAGCCAGAAGGAGCCCTGGAGCAGTTTGCGGCGGCTCGTCAGGACCATCGCGGAGAGCCGGGCGCCCGCGTACATGGTGAGCAGCAGCTGGAGCCAGTAGGCGGCGTCGTGCTGGCCGTCGCCGGGCTGGGCGGCGACGAAGAGGGGGAAGAAGACGGTGAAGCCGAGCGCGAGCGGAACGGACAGGGCCCGCGAGAGGAGGGTGCGGGGGGTGGTGACCCTCCCCCACTGGGACTCGTCCTCGACGGGTCTCGGCACCGGCTCCACGGCGGGCTCGCGTATGTCCGTGGTCACTGTTGCCCCCACCCCCGTACGTGATCAGCGCGCAGTCTAGTCTGGGCGTTCGGCGCGCGGGGAGGCGCGCCCGGGGCGGACGACGAGGGGCTTCTGTTGCGCGATCTTCCTGCCTTCACGCAGGCCGGATACGACAAGGGGCGCGGGTTCCTGACGCAGGCTCTGTGGTTCGCCGTGATGAACACCCTGTTCGGGGCGTGGTTCTGCCCGGCCCGGTTGCGGGTGGCACTGCTGCGGGCCTTCGGCGCGAAGATCGGCGAGGGGGTGCTGATCCGGCACAGGGTGCGCGTGCTGTGGCCGTGGAAGCTGGAGGTCGGCGACCACACGTGGATCGGCGAGGGCGCGTGGCTGCTCAACCTGGAGCCGGTGACGATCGGTTCGCACGTGTGCCTGTCGCAGGAGTCGATGCTGTGCACGGGCTCGCACGACCACCGGGCCGCCGACTTCCGCTACCGCAACGCCCCGATCACCGTCGAGGACGGCGCGTGGGTGGCCGTACGGGCGACCGTGCTGGCGGGCGTGACCGTGGGCCGCTGCGCGGTGGCCGGCGCGGGCTCGGTGGTCCACCGGGACCTGCCCGAACTGACCCTGCAGACCCAGGACGGCCGCCGCCGCCCGGTGGAGGAGCCGAAGTGAAGGTCCTGCACGCCGTCACCCTGCACTCCCCCTCGCACGCCTTCGGCGGACCGGTGCGGGTGGCGCTGAACCTGGCGAAGGGCCTGCGGGCGCGCGGCCACGAGGCGCGGCTCCTGGCCCTCGGCGAGGGCTTCGACCCGTGGCCGACGTCGGTGGAGGGGGTCCCGGCGAAGCTGTTCCCGGCCCGGCGCCTGCTCCCGCTCGGCTTCAGCGGGATGACCTCGCCGGCCCTGCTGGCCTCGGCGTCCCGCCTGGTGCGGGAGGCGGACGTGGTCCACGTCCACCTGGCCCGGGACCTGGTCACCCTGCCCGTCGCCCTGGCGGCCCTGCGGGCGGGCAAGCCGCTCGTCCTCCAGACCCACGGCATGGTCGACCCGAGCGGGAGGCTCCTCGCGAAGCTCCTGGACGCGGTGGCCGTACGCCGGCTGCTGCGCGGCGCGGACGCGGTGCTGTACCTGACCCCGCACGAGCGGGCGGGCCTGGACGCGGTGGTGGGCTCCCCGCCGCTCGCGCAGGCGGTCCGCCTGGTCAACGGCACCCCGTCCCAGGAGGAGCGGCCGCCCCTTTCCGGCCCGCCCCGCATCCTCTACTCGGCCCGTCTCCAGGCCCGCAAGCGCCCGGTGGACTTCGTGGACGCCGCCCCGGCGGTGCTGGCGGCTCACCCGGACACGGAGTTCGTGGTGGCCGGCCCGGACGAGGGCGAGCTGGCGGCGGTCCGGGCCCGGATCGCGGAGCTGGGCCTCACCGGCCGCTTCACGGTCACCGGCGCCCTGTCCGCCGCCGAGGTCCTCACCGAGCTCCGCCGCGCGCACGTCTACGTACTGCCCTCGGTGGACGAGCCGTTCCCCATGTCGGTCCTGGAGGCCCTCGCGGTGGGCGTCCCACCGGTGGTCACCCACTCCAACGGCCTCGCCCGCGACATTGCGGCGGCCGGCGCGGGCCGGGCGGTGGAGCCGGGCCCGCAGGGCGTGGCGGAGGCGGTCCTGGCCCTCCTGGACCCCGCCGCCAACGCCGCCGCCTCCACGGCAGCCCGCGAACTGGCGGCGAGCTCCTTCGCGATGGACTCCGTACTGGACACCCTGCTGGGCGTGTACGAGGGGGCCGTCCGGCGCTGAGGTCAGGCCTTGCCCTGGAGGGACGCCGTCAGCTGCTTCGCCAGCTTCGTGCCGCCCGCGAGGCCGCTGTCCTTCGCGCTGCTGGCCAGGACGGTCACCACCGAGGTGCCGACGCGGGCGGCCACCAGGGTGGTGCCGCCCTGCCAGGCGGTGCTGGTCTGGGTGATGGCCCAGGCGCCGTCGCCCACCCCCGGCAGGGGCTTCTCGGTGACCGTCACCTTGGCGTGGGTGTCGCCGTCCGTGTAGCTGGGGCAGGCCATGGCGATCTTGCCCAGCGCGTCGAGCACGGTCGTGGCGGTCGTACCGCGGTAGACGTCGATCTCCTGGGCGAACTCCTCGGAGGAGTTCTTGTCCACGTACGCGTTCTGCGCGAAGGAGACCCCGGTGATGCCCGTGATCTCCGTCCAGGAGGTCGCGCCGAGCTTGGTGCAGTCGGGCGTGGGTACGTCGGCGGTGGCCGGCTCCTGGTAGGTGTTGCCGGTGTCGCGGGAGAGTTCGGGGTCGACGGCGAAGCCGGTCCTGAAGAAGGACGCGGGTGCGAGCGCCGCCTTGAGCTGGGTGCCGGTCAGCAGGCCCTTGTTGGGGTCGGCGGAGGGTGCCGCGGCCTTGGGGGCGGCGGCCGGCGCGGCCTTCGGCGCGGCCGCGGGGGCCTTCGTGCCGGGGAAGGAACAGGCGGTCAGCGCCAGCGGGAGTGCCGCGACGGTGAGCAGCCTCGCGGCGGTGGATATCTGACGCACGGTGTGACTCGACCTCGATGTTTCGCATGCAGGGCGGCGCACCGGATCGCCCGGTGCGCCGGAATGGGACTCGCGCATCCCATCGGGTCTCCCCCGGCACGGCAAGGGCCCAGCACAGGCTTTGCCAGAGAATGGCAAACGTTTACCGGAATGCTCCCGTCCGCACCTGGAACCTGCTAGGCCCTCAGATCCCGTCCCGGTGGTGGTGCTCCTCCACCACCGGGAGGGCGGCCATGCGGCGGCGCTTGAGGACGCTCGCGTAGACGGCGAGGCCTATGCCACCCGCCACCATCATGATCAGACCGACGAGGTCGAGGTCAACGCTCTCCATCTCCCAGTCGCTCGCGAAGGTGAGGACGGCCCCCACCACGATCAGGGTGATGCAACCACCGATGCCTCGCACGGGAATCCCCTCCGCTGTGTCGTGTGACCGCGCGGATACCCGGAAGGGGGCGGCACAAACGCGGCCGGGTCTACGCCGGCAGCCAGGCGTAGCAGCCCGTCGACGTGAACCGGTCGGTGCCGTCGGGGACGGTGGCCGTGATCCTGTCGCCCGCCTTGGGCGGGGTCTCGGGGCCGGAGGCGATGACGGAGCCGTCCTTGGACCTGGCCTCCCAGGTGCACGCGCCGCTCTGGGTGGCGGCCCGGTAGGTGCCCGGGGCCGGGGTGGAGCGGGGGCCGTCGGGGAAGCCCTTGCGTGCCGCGTCCAGGACCGGCTTCTGCTCCGGGCACAGGAAGGTGATCGCGTCCGCGGCGCCGGTGACCTCGCCGGCGACGATGGACGCGGCCGCCGCGTCCTTGTCCCGCTTGGCCGTGCGCTCCACCCGCTGGCAGGTCTCCTGCCCGGTCTGCAGGACGGCGGCCGGGTCCGTCTTCTCGGGGACGCGGCCGCTCAGGTACTTCTTCTCGTTCTCCTTGAAGCTGCCCGTCTTCGGGGTGAGCCTCGCGTCCGGCAGCACCGGCCCCGTCGGCTTCGCGTCCGGTGACGCGGCGGGGGTGGGCGCCGCCACGGCGTCCGCCGGGTCGGGCGCCGGGGACGCGGCCGGGGGCTTCGGCGTGGTGGCGGCCCGGGCGGTGCCGGCCTCGGCGCCGTCCGGGGAACCGCAGCCGGTCAGCGTCAGGGCGGCGGCGAGCAGGACGGCGGCCGCCGCGGGGCGTCGGTACATCAGGTGGCTCCCGTACGTGGGGAGGAGTGCGGGGCCCGGCACTCGGCGTGCCGGGCCCCGCATTCCGTCGGGCGGTTACTTCTGGCCGAAAGTGAGGACCAGCTGCGGAGCGGCGTCCGCGGCGGTCGACTCCGAGGACCAGATCCACAGCGGGTCGGTGCCCGCGCTGGTCAGGCCGAGGCTGTGGCTGCCGCCCAGCAGGGCGGAGACCGCGGCCGTGTCCAGTTCGACGTTCTGGACGGCCGAGCCGTCCGGCACGCCCGCGATGCTGCCGAGCGGGGTGGTGCCGAGGGCGGGCTTGGTGGTGTACGTCGTGGCGTCACCGCTCCAGGTGCCGGTGACCGGGACCACGGAGACGGTGTCGGCGGTGCCGGCGCCGGTCTGCGTGGAGGTCTTGAACTGGAGGGAGGCGGCCTTCAGGACCTGTCCGGCCGGGGCGGCCGGGAGGGTGAAGCGCAGGTACGACTCGTACGCCGAGGTGCCGCGCACCGCGAGCGAGGACGAGGCGCCGTAGACGGTGCCCGGGGCGCCCTGGTTGACGTAGGTGTCCTCGGACGCGACGACCTTGGAGACCGTGTCGGCCGGCGCCTTGGCCAGGTCGAAGTGGGCCTTGACCTGGGCCTGGGTGAGCGCCGTCGGGTAGACGGCGGTCTCGTCGATCTGCCCGGCGAAGAAGTTGCTCGTCGGACGGTTCGGCCAGCTGGTGAGGCTGTCGCCGCCGACGTGCCAGAAGCCGGCGTAGGGGGTGGAGTTGGTGGCGCTGTTGGTGCCCTTGTTCTGGCCGTCCACGTACAGGGTCATGCCGCCGGGGCCCTGCGTGCCGACGACGTGGTGCCACTTGTTGTCGTTGTACGTCTCGAAGAGGCCGG contains these protein-coding regions:
- a CDS encoding transglycosylase family protein — protein: MSARRRLATLASVTATAAVSSSLLLALGAVPASAASVATWDKVAECESSGNWSINTGNGYYGGLQFSASTWRAYGGTAYAAYAHQATKKQQILIGEKVLAGQGPGAWPTCGRLAGLGSDHADPYPDAPTPPAPAQSWKAQVLIGSGNGIYHATRFDNGTWTRFGNVDSQATGVPGGVRTTAEAGINGDTHVLAVSNEGRLYHTIRNADRTWGTFGDVHAVAGALPNVTQVAAVSSGTEVQVVVVADGKVYHTVRRANGTWAPFGAVGNPGGAPVTKVALSQTGTDTQVVAVSGGSLFHTVRHADGTWTSWGNASAETGVSGIDEVAVAGTGGDLQLVVTTEGGAKRYHGARLASGQWVLNDLSAVVPAGVTVTDVAAAAVDNELQAAFVTTDGRVLHTIRHTTGTWTGAAPVDLTGVGGTHTGVSITATFN
- a CDS encoding WcaF family extracellular polysaccharide biosynthesis acetyltransferase, whose translation is MRDLPAFTQAGYDKGRGFLTQALWFAVMNTLFGAWFCPARLRVALLRAFGAKIGEGVLIRHRVRVLWPWKLEVGDHTWIGEGAWLLNLEPVTIGSHVCLSQESMLCTGSHDHRAADFRYRNAPITVEDGAWVAVRATVLAGVTVGRCAVAGAGSVVHRDLPELTLQTQDGRRRPVEEPK
- a CDS encoding glycosyltransferase, with the protein product MKVLHAVTLHSPSHAFGGPVRVALNLAKGLRARGHEARLLALGEGFDPWPTSVEGVPAKLFPARRLLPLGFSGMTSPALLASASRLVREADVVHVHLARDLVTLPVALAALRAGKPLVLQTHGMVDPSGRLLAKLLDAVAVRRLLRGADAVLYLTPHERAGLDAVVGSPPLAQAVRLVNGTPSQEERPPLSGPPRILYSARLQARKRPVDFVDAAPAVLAAHPDTEFVVAGPDEGELAAVRARIAELGLTGRFTVTGALSAAEVLTELRRAHVYVLPSVDEPFPMSVLEALAVGVPPVVTHSNGLARDIAAAGAGRAVEPGPQGVAEAVLALLDPAANAAASTAARELAASSFAMDSVLDTLLGVYEGAVRR
- a CDS encoding DUF6458 family protein; translated protein: MRGIGGCITLIVVGAVLTFASDWEMESVDLDLVGLIMMVAGGIGLAVYASVLKRRRMAALPVVEEHHHRDGI